Proteins encoded in a region of the Deefgea piscis genome:
- a CDS encoding entericidin A/B family lipoprotein, whose amino-acid sequence MKLFASLLLILFTLTACNTVSGFGKDLKKVGNEIDKAATK is encoded by the coding sequence ATGAAACTATTCGCAAGCCTGTTGTTGATATTGTTTACGTTAACGGCATGCAATACGGTGTCGGGCTTTGGCAAAGACTTGAAAAAAGTCGGTAATGAAATTGATAAGGCGGCAACAAAATGA
- a CDS encoding acyl-CoA thioesterase: MPRIKLDLPECNLFQCNITVRITDINYGQHLAHDALLGLLHEARLQWLAHLGYHSEVDIGGAGLILSDVAVIFLHEAFYGDVLQISLGIDEISQTRFELYYDVSTQAHPIAKAKTTMACFSYTERKIMSLPVLFRQAIKSQEQQ; encoded by the coding sequence ATGCCACGAATTAAACTCGACTTACCAGAGTGCAATCTATTTCAGTGCAATATTACGGTTCGAATTACCGATATTAACTACGGCCAGCATTTAGCACATGATGCCTTACTGGGCTTACTGCACGAAGCAAGGTTGCAATGGCTCGCTCATTTGGGGTATCACAGTGAAGTTGACATCGGTGGCGCAGGTTTAATTTTAAGTGATGTCGCCGTTATTTTTTTACACGAGGCCTTTTATGGTGACGTGTTGCAGATTAGCCTTGGGATTGACGAAATCAGTCAAACTCGGTTTGAACTTTATTATGATGTAAGCACCCAAGCACATCCAATTGCTAAAGCAAAAACAACCATGGCCTGTTTTAGCTATACCGAACGAAAAATCATGTCCTTGCCGGTTCTTTTTCGGCAGGCGATAAAAAGTCAGGAGCAACAATAG
- the nagB gene encoding glucosamine-6-phosphate deaminase — protein sequence MILHKFKNQSDLDRAAADLIIAMVRAKPNAVLGMATGGTPVGLYQEIVKTYQAGLVSFAQAKTFNLDEYVGLPVTHQESYRNFMQRNLFDHIDIQAANTHVPDGNAADIDAECRLYDKMMFEQGPVDLQLLGIGGNGHIGFNEPDSQLSRGTYQVTLKEETREANKRFFNHIDEVPTQAVTMGMGSIMQAKVILLVVKGQEKAEILDRTLNGPITTQVPASLLQTHPRVIVMTDCDVNYKVSY from the coding sequence ATGATCTTGCATAAATTTAAAAATCAAAGCGATTTAGATCGTGCAGCAGCGGATCTAATTATTGCCATGGTGCGTGCAAAGCCAAATGCAGTATTGGGTATGGCAACAGGTGGTACGCCAGTGGGTTTGTATCAAGAAATCGTTAAAACTTATCAAGCTGGCTTGGTGAGTTTTGCGCAAGCCAAAACATTTAATTTGGATGAATATGTTGGCTTGCCAGTAACGCATCAAGAAAGCTACCGCAATTTCATGCAACGCAATTTGTTTGATCACATTGATATTCAAGCGGCAAACACGCATGTGCCAGATGGCAATGCAGCTGATATTGATGCTGAATGCCGCTTGTATGACAAAATGATGTTCGAACAAGGTCCAGTTGATCTGCAATTATTGGGTATCGGTGGTAATGGTCATATTGGTTTTAATGAGCCAGATAGCCAATTGTCACGTGGTACTTATCAAGTCACATTAAAAGAAGAAACCCGTGAAGCCAATAAGCGTTTCTTTAATCATATCGATGAAGTGCCAACTCAAGCAGTAACGATGGGTATGGGCTCGATTATGCAAGCTAAAGTGATTTTGTTGGTCGTTAAAGGCCAAGAGAAAGCTGAGATCTTAGATCGCACACTCAATGGTCCTATCACCACCCAAGTGCCTGCATCTTTGTTGCAAACGCACCCACGCGTCATTGTTATGACTGATTGCGATGTGAACTACAAAGTATCGTATTAA
- a CDS encoding radical SAM protein, giving the protein MSLKTQWIAPLQVNDHRRDIAGLTYVYPVVSRRAGGVSVGINLNPNNACNWRCVYCQVPDLQRGTAPEIALPQLEFELDLMLGDVVNGDFMARAVPDGVRRLNDIAFSGNGEPTTSGQFAECVAIVERALDRFSLRGQIKVVLITNGSQLDKAGVQLALKTMASLRGEVWFKVDRAPQDDFAWVNQIRLNRQQVTRRLAQAAALCPTWIQTCMFAVDGQLPSEVELQAYLTFLAQQIEAGVKLEGVLLYGIARTSMQAEASQLSAAPTEWMQRLAERITSLGLSVKLAA; this is encoded by the coding sequence ATGTCGCTTAAAACACAATGGATTGCACCGCTACAGGTGAATGATCATCGGCGAGATATTGCAGGTTTGACTTATGTTTACCCGGTGGTGTCGCGTCGTGCTGGCGGGGTTTCGGTGGGGATCAATTTAAACCCAAATAACGCCTGTAATTGGCGCTGCGTGTATTGCCAAGTGCCTGATTTGCAAAGAGGTACTGCGCCAGAAATTGCATTACCGCAGTTAGAGTTTGAATTGGATTTGATGCTCGGGGATGTTGTTAACGGAGATTTTATGGCTCGAGCAGTCCCAGATGGTGTGCGTCGACTCAATGACATTGCATTTTCAGGTAATGGCGAGCCAACGACTTCGGGGCAGTTTGCCGAATGTGTCGCGATTGTTGAGCGGGCCTTAGATCGTTTTTCCTTGCGCGGGCAAATCAAAGTGGTGCTGATTACCAATGGTAGTCAGCTGGATAAGGCCGGTGTACAGCTTGCGCTTAAAACCATGGCATCGTTGCGCGGAGAGGTTTGGTTTAAGGTCGATCGTGCGCCGCAAGATGATTTTGCATGGGTCAATCAAATACGATTAAATCGGCAGCAAGTAACGCGCCGCTTGGCGCAGGCAGCGGCGCTGTGCCCAACATGGATACAGACGTGCATGTTTGCGGTGGATGGCCAGTTGCCCTCGGAAGTTGAGTTGCAGGCGTATTTAACGTTTTTGGCGCAGCAAATTGAGGCGGGTGTGAAGCTAGAAGGGGTGTTGCTCTATGGGATTGCTCGCACTTCGATGCAAGCAGAAGCGTCGCAGCTGAGCGCCGCACCCACAGAGTGGATGCAACGCTTGGCCGAACGAATTACATCATTAGGTTTGTCAGTTAAGCTGGCAGCTTAG
- a CDS encoding universal stress protein gives MYQRILVPVDHSDTSAAALQEAKRLAGEQRAVLRLIHVIDLAQFAWSANEFLDVPQLQASLRVGGQALLDSRAEELRALGLTVDVALLEIWGGQIARTIVDEGEKWHAELLVMGTHGYGGLTHLLLGSVAEGVLRYAKTPVLLVRAPEHVA, from the coding sequence ATGTATCAACGTATCTTAGTGCCAGTCGACCATAGTGATACCAGTGCTGCGGCGCTACAAGAAGCAAAGCGTCTTGCTGGTGAGCAACGGGCGGTACTTCGGCTGATTCATGTGATTGATCTGGCGCAGTTTGCTTGGAGTGCCAATGAATTTTTGGATGTACCGCAATTACAGGCCTCGCTTCGCGTTGGTGGGCAAGCATTGCTTGACTCTAGAGCTGAAGAGCTCCGTGCACTGGGTTTAACGGTTGACGTGGCCTTGCTTGAAATCTGGGGCGGACAAATTGCGCGTACGATTGTCGATGAAGGTGAGAAATGGCATGCCGAATTGCTGGTCATGGGTACGCATGGTTATGGCGGCTTGACGCATTTGCTGCTTGGCAGTGTGGCTGAAGGCGTGCTTCGCTATGCTAAAACGCCGGTTTTGTTGGTGAGAGCGCCTGAGCATGTCGCTTAA
- a CDS encoding PhoH family protein translates to MAARKRKAPSDRKLFVLDTNVLMHDPTSIFRFQEHDVFVPMMTLEELDSNKKGLTEVARNARQASRFMEELVAGMEHNLHEGVSLTATSKEQATGRLFLQTEAITSVLPAQLPMGKADNQILGVVHHLQQMYPNRQVILVSKDINMRIKARTLGLATEDYFNDKVLEDTDLLYNGMREIDQPFWERNSKDLQSWQEGNRSYWKIKGPDVVDLYVNQLLFQSGETPMQARVISIEGKTAVLESLKDYGHSKNAIWGIAARNREQNFALNLLMNPDIDFISLLGQAGTGKTLLTLAAGLAQTLESKIYTEIIMTRVTVPVGEDIGFLPGTEEEKMMPWMGALEDNLDVLNQTDAEAGDWGRAATRDLIRSRIKVKSLNFMRGRTFLKKFLIIDEAQNLTSKQMKTLITRAGPGTKVVCLGNISQIDTPYLTEGSSGLTFVVDRFKGWGHSGHITLTRGERSRLADYAAEML, encoded by the coding sequence ATGGCCGCCCGTAAACGTAAAGCCCCCAGTGACCGCAAGCTCTTTGTACTGGATACCAATGTGTTGATGCATGACCCCACCTCGATTTTCCGTTTTCAAGAACACGATGTGTTTGTTCCCATGATGACGCTTGAAGAACTCGACTCCAACAAAAAAGGCTTAACCGAAGTTGCGCGAAACGCGAGGCAAGCCAGCCGCTTTATGGAAGAACTCGTCGCCGGCATGGAGCACAACTTGCATGAAGGCGTTTCACTAACCGCCACCAGCAAAGAACAAGCCACTGGCCGCTTATTTTTACAAACAGAAGCCATTACCAGCGTTTTACCGGCACAACTACCGATGGGTAAAGCCGACAATCAAATTTTAGGCGTAGTGCACCATCTGCAGCAGATGTACCCCAATCGGCAAGTCATCTTGGTGTCCAAAGACATCAATATGCGCATCAAAGCACGCACCTTAGGACTGGCAACCGAAGATTACTTTAATGACAAAGTACTCGAAGACACCGACCTACTTTACAACGGCATGCGCGAAATAGATCAGCCGTTTTGGGAGCGAAATAGCAAAGATTTACAAAGCTGGCAAGAAGGCAATCGCAGCTACTGGAAAATCAAAGGCCCTGATGTTGTCGACCTGTATGTCAATCAGTTGCTATTTCAATCTGGCGAAACGCCGATGCAGGCGCGAGTGATTAGCATCGAAGGTAAAACCGCCGTCCTCGAAAGCCTAAAAGATTATGGACACAGCAAAAATGCCATTTGGGGAATTGCCGCACGAAATCGTGAGCAAAACTTCGCTCTAAACCTACTAATGAACCCCGACATTGACTTCATTTCTTTATTGGGACAAGCCGGCACAGGGAAAACCTTGCTCACGCTGGCTGCGGGTTTAGCACAAACCCTAGAATCCAAAATCTACACCGAAATCATCATGACCCGCGTAACGGTGCCGGTCGGTGAAGACATTGGATTTTTACCCGGCACCGAAGAAGAAAAGATGATGCCGTGGATGGGGGCACTTGAGGACAATCTAGATGTGCTCAACCAAACAGACGCCGAAGCGGGCGACTGGGGGCGCGCAGCAACGCGCGATTTAATTCGCTCACGCATCAAAGTGAAATCACTTAACTTTATGCGTGGCCGTACATTCCTTAAAAAATTCCTCATCATCGACGAGGCACAAAATCTAACTTCAAAACAAATGAAGACCCTAATCACCCGCGCGGGCCCTGGCACCAAAGTGGTTTGCCTGGGCAATATCAGTCAAATTGATACGCCATACTTAACCGAAGGCTCATCAGGCTTAACCTTTGTCGTTGATCGCTTTAAAGGCTGGGGGCACTCCGGGCACATCACCTTAACCCGAGGCGAACGCTCACGCTTGGCCGACTATGCCGCCGAGATGCTCTAA
- the leuD gene encoding 3-isopropylmalate dehydratase small subunit, whose translation MKPFTKLDGLVCAMDRANVDTDAIIPKQFLKSIKRSGFGPNLFDEWRYLDHGEPGMDNSQRKLNPEFELNLPRNQGAQVLLARDNFGCGSSREHAPWAIEDFGFCALIAPSFADIFFNNCFKNGLLPIVQPAAVIEQLFAEAKTEGYRLKIDLLEQTITTPSGEVFAFDVTEHRKHCLLNGLDEIGLTLAHSDKIKAFETQHEAAQPWLFVK comes from the coding sequence ATGAAGCCATTTACTAAACTCGATGGTTTGGTCTGCGCAATGGATCGCGCTAATGTCGATACCGACGCGATCATTCCAAAGCAATTTTTGAAATCCATTAAGCGTTCTGGCTTTGGCCCAAACTTGTTTGATGAGTGGCGTTATCTTGATCACGGCGAGCCGGGGATGGATAACAGCCAGCGCAAATTGAACCCTGAATTTGAGTTGAATCTGCCGCGTAACCAAGGTGCACAAGTACTGTTGGCGCGTGACAATTTTGGCTGCGGTTCATCACGCGAACACGCACCTTGGGCGATTGAAGATTTCGGTTTTTGTGCGCTGATTGCGCCAAGTTTTGCCGATATTTTCTTTAATAATTGCTTTAAAAATGGCTTGTTGCCGATTGTGCAGCCTGCGGCTGTCATTGAGCAGTTATTTGCCGAAGCCAAAACCGAAGGTTATCGCTTAAAAATTGATTTGCTTGAACAAACGATCACTACGCCCAGTGGTGAAGTGTTTGCATTTGACGTGACTGAGCATCGTAAGCATTGTTTGCTCAATGGTTTGGACGAAATCGGCCTGACATTGGCTCATAGCGACAAAATTAAGGCGTTTGAAACCCAGCATGAAGCTGCGCAGCCGTGGCTGTTTGTTAAATAA
- the leuC gene encoding 3-isopropylmalate dehydratase large subunit: protein MAQTLYDKLWQSHVVHEEADGTCLIYIDRHLVHEVTSPQAFEGLKLANRQPWRNSSVVATADHNTPTNEWEKGIQDPISRLQVETLDANIKEYGALAYFPFKDLRQGIVHVVGPENGATLPGMTVVCGDSHTSTHGAFAALAHGIGTSEVEHVLATQTLVAKKSKAMLVRVDGQVGRGVTAKDIALAIIGKIGTAGGTGFAIEFGGEAIRALSIEGRMTLCNMAIEAGARAGMVAADQKTFDYLKGRPFAPTDAQWDAAVENWKNLVSDEGAVFDATVVLQAADIEPQITWGTSPEQVLGVSGKVPDPAQESDATRQGSYARALQYMGLEANTPLTDIKIDKVFIGSCTNSRIEDLRAAAGVVAGKKKADSVKLVLIVPGSGLVKAQAEAEGLDKIFIAAGFEWREPGCSMCLAMNADRLESGERCASTSNRNFEGRQGQGGRTHLVSPEMAAAAAIAGHFVDIRTFSLQ, encoded by the coding sequence ATGGCTCAAACGCTCTACGACAAACTTTGGCAGTCCCACGTTGTGCATGAAGAAGCCGACGGTACTTGCTTAATCTATATTGACCGTCATTTGGTGCATGAAGTGACGAGCCCACAAGCTTTTGAAGGCTTGAAATTGGCCAATCGCCAACCATGGCGTAATTCTTCTGTTGTTGCGACGGCAGACCACAACACGCCAACCAATGAATGGGAAAAAGGGATTCAAGATCCGATTTCTCGTTTACAGGTCGAAACGCTTGACGCCAATATTAAAGAATATGGTGCGTTGGCTTATTTTCCATTTAAAGATTTGCGTCAAGGCATTGTGCACGTCGTTGGCCCAGAAAATGGTGCGACGCTGCCGGGTATGACAGTCGTTTGTGGTGATAGCCATACGTCAACCCATGGCGCATTTGCTGCGTTGGCACACGGTATTGGCACTTCAGAAGTTGAGCATGTGCTTGCTACGCAAACCTTGGTCGCAAAAAAATCTAAAGCGATGCTGGTTCGGGTCGACGGTCAAGTTGGTCGTGGCGTAACGGCCAAAGACATTGCTTTGGCGATTATTGGCAAGATTGGTACTGCGGGCGGCACGGGCTTTGCGATTGAATTTGGTGGCGAAGCGATTCGTGCTTTGTCGATCGAAGGCCGTATGACTTTGTGCAATATGGCGATTGAAGCCGGTGCTCGTGCAGGCATGGTCGCCGCGGATCAAAAAACCTTTGATTACTTAAAGGGTCGTCCTTTTGCGCCGACGGATGCGCAATGGGATGCCGCGGTTGAAAATTGGAAAAACCTGGTTTCTGACGAAGGTGCGGTGTTTGACGCAACTGTGGTATTGCAGGCCGCTGATATTGAGCCGCAAATCACTTGGGGTACGTCGCCTGAGCAAGTGCTCGGTGTCTCCGGTAAAGTGCCCGATCCGGCACAAGAATCAGATGCAACGCGTCAGGGTAGTTACGCGCGCGCCTTGCAATATATGGGTTTAGAAGCCAATACCCCGCTCACGGATATTAAGATTGATAAAGTCTTTATCGGTTCCTGTACCAATAGTCGGATTGAAGACTTACGTGCCGCAGCGGGTGTTGTTGCTGGCAAGAAGAAAGCCGATAGCGTGAAGTTGGTGCTGATTGTGCCAGGTTCTGGTTTGGTCAAAGCGCAAGCTGAGGCTGAAGGGTTGGACAAAATCTTTATCGCAGCGGGTTTCGAGTGGCGTGAGCCGGGTTGTTCGATGTGTTTGGCGATGAACGCTGACCGTTTGGAGTCGGGTGAGCGTTGCGCGTCAACGTCAAATCGTAACTTTGAAGGTCGTCAAGGGCAGGGTGGTCGTACGCATCTGGTGAGTCCTGAAATGGCTGCCGCGGCAGCGATTGCCGGTCATTTTGTTGATATTCGCACCTTCTCTTTGCAATAA
- the leuB gene encoding 3-isopropylmalate dehydrogenase yields MKVLILPGDGIGPEIVAQAKKVLTVLKNDGLDLELQEAPLGGAAYDQYGSPYPEFTQKLAREADAILLGAVGGPQYDTLDRPLRPERGLLAIRKDLNLFANLRPAILYPELANASTLKPEVVSGLDILIVRELTGDIYFGQPRGIRVNEAGEREGFNTMLYAESEIRRIGHVAFQAAQKRGKKLCSVDKANVLETTEFWKEIMTDMAKEYPDVELSHMLVDNAAMQLVKAPKQFDVIVTGNIFGDILSDEASMLTGSIGMLPSASLDANNKGLYEPSHGSAPDIAGKDIANPLATILSVAMMLRYTFNNEAAALRVENAVKKVLAQGLRTGDIFEAGTTRVSCSAMGDAVVAAL; encoded by the coding sequence ATGAAAGTATTGATCCTACCCGGCGATGGCATTGGTCCTGAAATCGTAGCGCAAGCTAAAAAAGTGCTCACTGTTTTAAAAAATGATGGCTTAGATTTAGAGTTACAAGAAGCGCCTCTTGGCGGCGCCGCTTATGATCAATACGGTTCACCTTATCCAGAGTTTACGCAAAAGTTAGCCCGTGAAGCGGATGCGATTTTGCTTGGCGCGGTGGGTGGGCCGCAATACGACACATTGGATCGTCCACTGCGCCCTGAGCGCGGTTTGCTGGCGATTCGTAAAGATTTGAATCTGTTTGCTAATTTGCGCCCTGCCATTTTGTATCCAGAGTTGGCCAATGCGTCGACCTTAAAGCCTGAAGTCGTTTCAGGCTTGGATATTTTGATTGTGCGTGAATTGACTGGCGATATTTATTTTGGCCAGCCACGCGGTATTCGCGTGAATGAAGCCGGTGAGCGCGAAGGCTTTAACACGATGTTGTACGCTGAAAGCGAAATTCGCCGCATTGGTCATGTAGCTTTCCAAGCAGCGCAAAAACGCGGTAAAAAATTGTGTTCAGTGGATAAAGCCAATGTGCTGGAAACAACTGAATTCTGGAAAGAAATCATGACCGACATGGCCAAAGAATATCCAGACGTTGAGCTCAGCCATATGTTGGTTGATAACGCGGCGATGCAATTGGTGAAGGCGCCGAAGCAATTTGACGTGATCGTTACTGGTAATATCTTTGGTGATATTTTGTCCGATGAAGCATCGATGTTAACCGGTTCGATTGGTATGTTGCCAAGCGCATCGCTGGATGCCAACAATAAAGGCTTGTACGAGCCAAGCCATGGCTCTGCGCCGGATATCGCGGGCAAAGACATTGCTAATCCATTGGCGACGATTTTGTCGGTGGCAATGATGCTGCGCTATACATTTAACAATGAAGCGGCGGCGCTGCGCGTAGAAAATGCAGTTAAAAAGGTGTTGGCGCAAGGTCTGCGTACGGGTGATATTTTTGAGGCAGGTACCACACGTGTTTCGTGCTCAGCAATGGGTGACGCGGTCGTGGCGGCTTTGTAA
- a CDS encoding helix-turn-helix domain-containing protein has product MTKKFSPRDIRKQLGMNQQDFWSQIGVTQSGGSRYESGRNMPKPVAELLRVVHIEGIDLAKLRKEEIKVLELLRSERPELMDELLQKAQQSEAASH; this is encoded by the coding sequence ATGACCAAGAAATTCAGCCCGCGCGATATCCGTAAACAATTGGGCATGAACCAGCAAGACTTCTGGAGTCAAATTGGCGTAACGCAAAGTGGCGGCTCGCGCTACGAAAGTGGGCGCAACATGCCTAAACCAGTGGCCGAATTATTACGCGTCGTTCACATCGAAGGCATTGATCTAGCCAAACTACGCAAAGAAGAAATTAAAGTATTAGAACTTTTGCGCAGCGAACGTCCGGAACTGATGGATGAATTACTGCAAAAAGCCCAACAAAGTGAAGCAGCAAGTCACTAA